CTGCCCCCGTAAGGGCAATGAACTGCCGTCGCTTCATCTGAGTGCGCTCCTATCTTTGACCCGCGGATCGGCGCCGGGGGCCCGCTCGATCAGCCGGATCTGCCCTTGCTTGACAACCACAGTCGCCAGCGGTGGCGGTTCCTTGGCCGGCCCGCGAACGACCCGGCCTTTGTCGTCGTACTGCGAGCCGTGACAAGGGCAAATAAAGCGGTCTTGCTCGGGCACCCAATTCACGGTGCAGCCGCGGTGCGTGCAGATGGGTTTGATACCGTATTGGGCGAACTCGGGCCCCGATTCAACCACCAGGTAAGTGGTGTGCTCCAGGCCCTGAGCGGCGTCAGCCCCAGGCAAATGGCAAAGCGTTGCTTGCCAATAAACCGAGCTATAGGGGTTGCGCCCCCCTGCGAGCGAGCAGGCCTATTTGCAAGCTAAGCACCGCCGGCAGGGCGCGTCCAATACGATTCAGGTTTGATCGCGATACCGCAGCAATAGCAATGGGACTGCTGTCTCCTATCGTTGCCCATCCGGCGGGGAAACGGCCTGCAGCCTGCCGAGCCGCTGTTGGGCTGTCTGGGGCAGCAGCAGCGTTTAAACTTGACCCAACGGTTTGCGGGGGCACCATGGCATCGCCACCATCCCCATCCCTTCGGCGCGAGCTTGGGACCTTCGGCGCCATCATGATGGGGCTGGGCTCCATCGTGGGGACAGGGGTGTTCGTCAGCATTGGCGTTGCCGCCGGCACGGCCGGGTCAGGCACGCTAATAGCGGTAGCCATTGGGGCCCTGGTGGCCACCTGCAACGGCCTCAGCAGCGCCCAATTGGCGGCCAACCATCCCGTCAGCGGCGGGACCTACGAGTACGGCTATCGCTACCTCACCCCAACGTTGGGCTTTGTCGCGGGCTGGCTGTTTTTGCTCGCCAAGACGGCCTCTGCCGCCACGGCGGCCCTAGGCTTTGCCAGCTACGCGCTCAACGCCATTCAGGTTCCGGGCAGTGCCCCCGTCGTCCCGGTTGCCCTGGGCGCGATCGCGGCGCTAACGGCCATTGTCTTGACCGGGTTGCGCTACTCCAACCGCGCCAACATTGCCATCGTGGGGCTTGCGCTGCTCTCGCTGGGCTTTTTTGTTGTTGCCGGCCTACCGCTAGCCATCTCGGGCGGGGCCGAGCGCTTCCAACCGGTCTGGGGCGGGGCGGATCGGCCGCTGCCAGCCGTGTTGGAAGCCAGCGCCCTCATGTTTGTAGCCTATACCGGCTACGGGCGCATCGCCACCCTGGGCGAGGAGGTGCGCGAGCCGTCCCGCACCATCCCGCGCGCCATTATCGGAGCGATGGTGGTGGTGATGGTGCTTTATCTCAGCGTGGCCGCTGTTGGCATTGGGGCCGTTGGGGCCGAGGCCCTGGAACCGGTTGCCGGCCAGGCTGCGGCCCCGCTGGCCGTTGCCGCCCGTCGCTTTGCCGTCCCAGGCAGCGAGCAGATCCTGTCGCTCGGTGCCATCGCCGCCATGCTGGGCGTGCTGCTGAATTTAATCTTGGGCCTCTCGCGGGTGCTGCTGGCCATGGCGCGCAAGCGCGACATGCCCGCCCCGCTGGCTCGCCTCGACGCGGCCCGCACGACGCCTACCGCCGCCACCCTGCTGGTGGGATTGGCGATCGCGGTCTTTGCCAGCAGCGGCAATGTGGGCGTGACCTGGTCGTTTAGCGCCTTTACGGTCTTGGTCTACTACGCCCTGACCAA
This genomic stretch from Cyanobacteria bacterium QS_8_64_29 harbors:
- a CDS encoding amino acid permease, with amino-acid sequence MASPPSPSLRRELGTFGAIMMGLGSIVGTGVFVSIGVAAGTAGSGTLIAVAIGALVATCNGLSSAQLAANHPVSGGTYEYGYRYLTPTLGFVAGWLFLLAKTASAATAALGFASYALNAIQVPGSAPVVPVALGAIAALTAIVLTGLRYSNRANIAIVGLALLSLGFFVVAGLPLAISGGAERFQPVWGGADRPLPAVLEASALMFVAYTGYGRIATLGEEVREPSRTIPRAIIGAMVVVMVLYLSVAAVGIGAVGAEALEPVAGQAAAPLAVAARRFAVPGSEQILSLGAIAAMLGVLLNLILGLSRVLLAMARKRDMPAPLARLDAARTTPTAATLLVGLAIAVFASSGNVGVTWSFSAFTVLVYYALTNWAALRLSAAERLYPRWISGAGLASCLFLAFWVEQSVWLLGVALIGVGLAWRAIRQQMR